One window of Pyrus communis chromosome 12, drPyrComm1.1, whole genome shotgun sequence genomic DNA carries:
- the LOC137711454 gene encoding uncharacterized protein translates to MRTSSDQRSSARLKAMIFYQLSRSFHGTCSMLSLPSCLCWCWKSYRSQYKGPWPIFYDLESINQIGFCLFGNRGCSVKSRNYPFVRVSAIVERKRKGTGGTLFLLLLGGSLEFSFGLKNFVDLLTEELKLWKISKELIWLCWRLRRLHPSIKRKRTNAVQGWKHVKKQGRRLKQH, encoded by the exons GCGATGATCTTTTACCAATTGTCAAGGAGCTTCCATGGGACATGCTCTATGCTCTCGCTTCCCAGTTGCCTCTGTTGGTGCTGGAAAAGCTACAGATCACAAT ATAAAGGTCCCTGGCCAATTTTCTATGACCTAGAAAGCATTAACcaaattgggttttgtttgtttggtaaCAGGGGTTGTTCAG TAAAATCACGGAATTACCCTTTTGTACGTGTGTCCGCCATCGTAGAAAGGAAAAGGAAGGGGACGGGTGGCACTCTTTTTCTGCTTCTCTTGGGTGGATCTCTGGAATTCTCCTTTGGTTTAAAGAACTTTGTGGATCTTTTGACTGAGGAGTTGAAGCTTTGGAAAATCAGCAAAGAGCTCATATGGCTCTGCTGGAGGCTAAGAAGATTGCATCCCAGTATCAAAAGGAAGCGGACAAATGCAGTTCAGGGATGGAAACATGTGAAAAAGCAAGGGAGAAGGTTGAAGCAACATTAG